The Musa acuminata AAA Group cultivar baxijiao chromosome BXJ1-8, Cavendish_Baxijiao_AAA, whole genome shotgun sequence genomic sequence CCCATTTGCTTTCCTGCTCGTGTTTAGAAACCCAACTGCATGGACCCTACAAGGGTCTATGGCAGTAAAAGTTGATCATTAACGAGTAGCCCACGAGAAGCGTCGATTTAGTTTCGAGGGTCCTTGGCAGCGATAGAACTAGGTGGCCTACGACTCGGTGGCCGACGACCAAATCATACGCTCCACGTGAGCTCCCTTTCTTCCACGCCGAGCCATGCACATTGCACGCGGCCGAGCGTCCTGAGGCGAACCCgcttcgttctctctctctctctctctctctctctctcaactctaTAAATATCCGCTTAGCCATTCACATTGCATCACACATCTCCCTCAAAGACCAGAAGCCAAAGCGAAATGGCCACCAGAAGAGTCGAAGCCTTCCTCTTCCCACTTCTCCTCCTGCTCCTCTCCTCCAGCTGCCTCTTGGCTTCATCCTCCAGATCTGATCCAGAGAAAAAGCGTTGCGCCATGGAGTGCAGAGGCATTCCGGAGCAGCAGCAGAGGAAGCTATGCGTGCACCGGTGCTTAGATGATTCCAGAGAGCAAGAATCTGGAAGAGAGCACAACCCTTACTACTTCGGCCGGCGGAGCTACCAGCAGTGGAGCAGAACGGAGCACGGCCGTTTGGAGGTGCTGGAGAGGTTTGCTCGGAGATCCGACCACTTGCTGGGCGTCGACAACTACCGCCTGGCGGTGTTGGAGGCGGAGCCGCAGACTTTTATCATGCCCTGCCATTGGGACGCCGAACAGGTGGTTTACGTAATGCAAGGTATACCAGTCGATGCATGCAAGTTTTGATCTAAGCCTAATGGTCTCTACGTACGTAATGTCATGGCCGTCACGTGCAGGGCGTGGGACGATAACACTGCTGCACGAGGAGAGGCGAGAGTCACACGATATCAAGAGAGGAGACATCATGAGGGTTCCGGCGGGGGTGATCGTGTATGCCATCAACAAAGCCAGTAATGAGAGGCTCCGAGTCGCCATGCTCCTCCACCCCATCTCGACTCCCGGGCAGATTGAGGTAGATAGGAATTAGTATACTCCTTTGGATTAGGTCCTCGGCGCAATGTGAAGGACTCATGGTTTCTTTGACGTAGGAGTACCATGGTGCAGCCGGGAGGAATCCACAGACCTTCTACACCAGTTTTAGCAACGAAGTACTGGAAGCTGCCTTCAATGTCGGTTCCGATCTGCTTCCATCTCCATTTTCTCAGCGACTCTTCCCCCTTTAGGACTTTAACCGTACTGTGTTTGATCTGTAGACTCCGTGGGATAAACTAGAGAGGGTGTTTAGGAGCCAGAGGAAGGGGGAATTCATAAAGATAACCGAGGATCAGATCAGAGCATTGAATGAATCCAAAACCGAGAGTTGGCCTTTTGGACTCTCAAATGAGCCATACAATCTGCTGGAGAACAGCCCTTCTCATTCGAATGAGCACGGTCAACTACACGAGGCCACAGGTAACGAGTGCGAGATGCTCCAGGATCTGAACGTGGACGTATCCATTGCTAACATCAGCGAGGTGATCTCACTCCTCTCTTTTTTTGCACTGTTATATGCACACTGTAAGAGTCGTTCTCATCATTCATCCTCTGCGGTTGTTATGTGTAGCGATCAATGATGGCTCCAAACTACGACACCCGGTCGACCAAGTTGGCCATGGTGGTGGAAGGAAGAGGCTACATCGAGATGGCTTGTCCCCACCGCTCCGCCGAGGGACGCACAACCCAGGAGGAGACGGGATCCCAAGGAGAGCAGCGCGTCCGCTATCGGACCGTGAGATCGCGAGTCTCCCGTGGGTCGGTGTTCGTGATCCCCGCAGGGCACCCGGCGGCAGTCGTGGCCGCTGCTAACGAAAACCTTCAGGTCCTCTGCTTCGGGACACGGTCGGAGAACAACCGGAGGTACTACCTCGCGGGGAGGAACAACGTGCTGAACAGACTCGACAGGGCGGCGAAGGCGATGGCCTTCGGCGTCCCGGCGGAGGAAGTGGAAGAGGTGCTCAATGCGCAGCCGGAGAGCGTGTTCATGCCCGGTCCGGAGCGCCggcgggaagaagaagagaagtggcGGCAGCTTATCTTCAAATATGCCGGGTTGTGAGTGAGCTGTTGAGCTTGTGGGTAGGGAATCCTGTTTAGGTGAACGAGGATTAGTGCGAAAAGGATAAATTGGGGCACGGACAAGTGCTTCTACAGTTCGAATAAAGAAGTCACATACTTTGCGTGCTCCAACATGTGTTTCTACATGTTGTTTTGGTGATCAAATCCGCTTCTACAGTTTCCGCTGCTCTTCCCACTTCAGCTACATGTGGTTTTCACTGGTTGCGAACTGATCGTGTGTTCACGTTTGACGTCCCTTGGAATGCCAAAGTTTGAAGATTTGATCATCAGCGGCCAGTGGCATCTTTCAAGAAGAGTATGAATGTTGCTAGAATATGATAAATTCTTGTCGAAGACACACTAAACAGcagtataataaacaaaaatgatataaatttcaaACCATATTAAGTATAACGTATCAAAAAAATATAAGCGaaagttttaaaataattatgtgtGTGTGAAAAATTTAtcacaaaatttttttttataaacaacCACCCCTCACCTATACAACCTTGTGCCACCTTACATCACTCCGCATTGCCCTTGCTTTGTGAGAAAGGAGGGGGCATGTGGGCTACCGTCTCATGCAACTCTTGCATGAGGAAGGAGGGGGTGTAAGAGTTGTCATTGCCCCTACAAACCTCATTGGCCTGCCCCTGCACGCTTTGTCTACAGCCCTCGCATGAGGGAAGAGTAGGTGCAAGGGTTGTTACCACCTCTGCAAACTCCAATAGTCCTCGTCGGATCCATCGCCCATAGCTCGTGTGAGGAAGGAGGAGGTGCGAGGATCACCATCATCTCCGCGAACCCCACCAACCCCTCCTATTTGCGTCTTGCCTATAGCTCTCATGCTAAGAAGGAGGTGATATGAGGGTTGATACAAGGGCTACGACATGATGGATCCAAGAGGAAGAAGCAATGATGCAAGGTGAAGCCAATGGTTTGTTCGATGAAGATAGGGATAAGATGGTCTTTTCATATAAGAACGGGTGCTTTATAGAAAATTTTCAAGACTaagagattttttaaaaaaaatcactctagtttaataaaaaattataaacaagTATTTGtttagaaaatatataaattaaactaTAGAATACTAAAAAGAATATAAGCGGTAAGCAACATAATATAAAGAATATTACAAGCATACACAAATTTAAATAACATAAGTAccaaataatagaaaaaaaaataaattgacgAATGAGTCGGCTTGGTCTTGACCCGAAGGCATAGGGATGTCTATGGATCTCTCTAGACAGCCCCAAAATGGCTAAGGTGGCTCTAAGGTCATCTTCGTATAGTTTTGAGGTGTCTGAGGTGGGGGTTTGATTTCTCAAGGGGGTCCCTACACAAAAACCAATGTCGAGAGGAGTTTTTTGACCCGATATCTCTGACACTTAAGTAAGTCCTGAGGTTTATATAAGATGTGAAAGGTCCTTTGAAAAGGATCTAACCCCTAGGGCCACTTCTATAATGAGCCGAGGGACACTTCTATAATGACCTCAACATCTCCCATTGACGTTTTGTCTATGGGGGCGACAAAAGAGAGACAAGCCCGAACAACCTCTTGTGGACTCTTGTCCGTGGAGATCGACAAGCTATAACCACCACCATGTTAACGATAGGGGAGGGACAATTGACCCTTTTCTTCCACATCGGCATTAGTTGGCAAGTGGAGATTTGTTATTAAAATATTCTCTATTAATTATCCCCTTTGAAAGCATGCTCTAGGGTTCCGATCTAAGAGGTTTGAAGTGTGGCACTAAACTCATTTTCCTTTCCTCTATATGAGTTGAGCCTTCTCAATCCTCGTGTCTTAGGCACATTTGGGCCAGGGTCTCCATTATTGTGAGCCTAGTGATGTGGATCGAGCTTTCCCAACTCACATGCCTCGGGCACATTTGGCTCGAGGTCTTCGCCGTGGCAAATCTAatagctgctagtcataggtgcccaacaagtcaatcacgtgagtgatgacatgtgtgacttgacacgaaatctttttgcttattatattttgacatttatcactttatattaactattgcatatatgcatgtatatattatatcgTCTTTAGAtttgtacaatgagaatcggatcgtgatgagatcacgataatgagatcgattcacctttaaacacagatcctaaataatctcgatcataggttactcaagagggacatcgtgataaccggacaaactgatgtgttgtatacccgtccatatgatagatgcagctggtctcatagctactcgtgtagggacactaaggatacagtctcattggagaatgagttcactaatcgattcgcttacagaatgttggatggttgatgatgccttattgttagacagcgattccgtagttctagtggtgtatctggtccttagacttaaga encodes the following:
- the LOC135680346 gene encoding vicilin Cor a 11.0101-like, which translates into the protein MATRRVEAFLFPLLLLLLSSSCLLASSSRSDPEKKRCAMECRGIPEQQQRKLCVHRCLDDSREQESGREHNPYYFGRRSYQQWSRTEHGRLEVLERFARRSDHLLGVDNYRLAVLEAEPQTFIMPCHWDAEQVVYVMQGRGTITLLHEERRESHDIKRGDIMRVPAGVIVYAINKASNERLRVAMLLHPISTPGQIEEYHGAAGRNPQTFYTSFSNEVLEAAFNTPWDKLERVFRSQRKGEFIKITEDQIRALNESKTESWPFGLSNEPYNLLENSPSHSNEHGQLHEATGNECEMLQDLNVDVSIANISERSMMAPNYDTRSTKLAMVVEGRGYIEMACPHRSAEGRTTQEETGSQGEQRVRYRTVRSRVSRGSVFVIPAGHPAAVVAAANENLQVLCFGTRSENNRRYYLAGRNNVLNRLDRAAKAMAFGVPAEEVEEVLNAQPESVFMPGPERRREEEEKWRQLIFKYAGL